A genome region from Nitrospira sp. includes the following:
- a CDS encoding tRNA (adenine-N1)-methyltransferase, translating into MSQLQNGERVHLVDKKGRQYALTLKAGDIYHFSGETIPHDELIGRPDGTVVTLSKGKRFLALRPTFGEYVLKMPRGAQVLYPKDLSLIPMWADVYPGARVFEAGTGSGALTMALLRAVGPTGLVVTYEARDDFARTALTNIERYMGPVSTLMPCRKNAYEGIDVLEDGRLFDRLVLDLPEPWQVVPHAAKVLRSGGIYLSFVPTVPQVMQTVDALERTSVFGMIETFETLLRTWSIQGRSVRPDHRMVAHSGFLTVARKVEEGWWSRQSKAVETEAADEQEDAGHEGEDATA; encoded by the coding sequence ATGTCACAACTACAGAATGGCGAACGTGTTCATCTGGTCGACAAGAAGGGGCGGCAATATGCCCTGACCTTGAAAGCCGGGGATATCTATCACTTTAGCGGCGAGACGATTCCGCACGATGAGCTCATCGGCCGGCCGGACGGCACCGTCGTAACCCTCTCCAAGGGAAAGCGGTTCCTCGCGCTACGGCCGACCTTCGGGGAGTATGTCCTGAAGATGCCTCGTGGGGCGCAGGTACTCTATCCCAAAGACCTGTCGCTGATTCCGATGTGGGCGGATGTCTATCCCGGCGCGCGGGTCTTCGAGGCCGGAACCGGGTCCGGCGCGCTCACCATGGCGTTGTTGCGAGCCGTGGGGCCGACGGGACTCGTCGTGACCTATGAAGCCCGGGATGACTTTGCCCGAACGGCCTTGACCAACATCGAGCGTTATATGGGGCCGGTGTCCACCCTCATGCCATGTCGCAAGAATGCCTATGAGGGGATTGATGTGCTTGAAGACGGGCGGTTGTTCGATCGCCTGGTGTTGGATCTGCCGGAGCCGTGGCAGGTCGTGCCGCATGCGGCGAAGGTCTTGCGCTCGGGCGGCATTTATTTGAGTTTTGTGCCGACGGTGCCACAGGTGATGCAAACCGTGGACGCACTGGAGCGCACGTCGGTATTCGGTATGATCGAAACCTTCGAGACGTTGCTGCGGACCTGGTCGATTCAGGGGCGCAGTGTCCGTCCGGATCATCGCATGGTGGCGCATTCGGGTTTCCTGACCGTCGCGAGAAAGGTCGAAGAGGGCTGGTGGTCGCGCCAGAGCAAAGCGGTCGAGACAGAGGCCGCCGATGAGCAGGAAGACGCAGGTCACGAGGGGGAGGACGCAACGGCATGA
- a CDS encoding sigma-70 family RNA polymerase sigma factor, whose amino-acid sequence MKDALASQDDTDPSVTAEVDPDADDPEASTLLDSIAQDGQGETDTDGEDTAPEKPARSASSPFLLESLYFRSFGERALLERDEEIALAKQLDLGTRQIRQTLHQAVKAGSRLKRTERITECLHTLNTVRRLSGLSATVLNQAERALEELRLDTPGGKVPAPVRKELDAALDQLHTSRLTLESAKDELVRCNLRLVVNVAKHYTGRGLTLLDLVQEGNIGLMKAAERYQHRKGFKFSTYATWWIRQGITRSLADQSRTIRIPVHQTEASNRILRASRRLVQQLGRQPRLEEVASTMRMRPDRLHETIQAFQEPVALEHRVGDGSTELGELLPDQQAVPPDAHVNRTELTREMDRILGTLTPREQTVIRLRFGIGEDQARTLEQVGQHLSVTRERIRQIEAKALKKLKTPMVKEMFAAIK is encoded by the coding sequence ATGAAAGACGCGCTCGCGAGTCAAGACGATACAGACCCGTCGGTGACCGCAGAGGTCGACCCTGATGCCGATGACCCAGAGGCCAGCACTCTGCTGGACAGCATTGCGCAAGACGGCCAGGGTGAGACGGACACGGACGGCGAAGACACGGCACCTGAAAAACCAGCGCGCTCGGCCTCTTCACCGTTTCTGCTTGAATCCCTCTACTTCCGCTCGTTCGGCGAACGTGCCCTGCTTGAGCGCGATGAAGAAATTGCATTAGCCAAACAGCTCGATCTCGGCACACGCCAGATTCGGCAGACCCTTCACCAAGCCGTCAAAGCCGGCAGCCGACTGAAACGGACCGAGCGCATCACCGAGTGCCTCCACACGCTCAATACCGTGCGCCGTCTGAGCGGCTTGTCGGCCACGGTGCTGAACCAAGCGGAACGGGCGCTGGAGGAGCTCCGATTAGATACACCCGGCGGCAAAGTTCCCGCCCCGGTTCGGAAGGAACTCGATGCCGCCCTAGACCAACTTCACACCTCACGGCTGACCCTGGAATCGGCCAAGGACGAGTTGGTGCGCTGCAACCTCCGCCTGGTGGTGAATGTCGCGAAACATTACACCGGACGCGGCCTCACCCTGCTGGATCTCGTCCAGGAAGGGAATATCGGCTTGATGAAAGCCGCAGAACGGTATCAACATCGCAAGGGATTTAAGTTCAGTACGTATGCCACCTGGTGGATCCGACAGGGCATTACCAGATCCCTGGCCGATCAATCACGTACCATTAGGATTCCGGTGCACCAGACGGAAGCCTCGAACCGCATTCTTCGGGCTTCACGTCGGCTCGTCCAGCAGTTGGGACGCCAACCACGCCTGGAGGAAGTGGCCTCGACCATGCGGATGCGGCCCGATCGGCTGCATGAGACCATTCAGGCCTTTCAGGAGCCGGTGGCGTTGGAGCATCGGGTCGGTGACGGCAGCACAGAGCTCGGCGAACTGTTACCCGACCAGCAGGCGGTCCCGCCAGACGCGCATGTGAACCGCACGGAACTCACGCGCGAAATGGATCGGATCCTTGGCACCTTGACCCCCAGAGAACAAACCGTCATCCGATTGCGGTTCGGGATCGGGGAAGACCAGGCCCGTACGCTGGAACAGGTGGGGCAACATCTCTCGGTCACTCGCGAGAGGATTCGTCAGATTGAAGCCAAAGCGCTCAAGAAACTCAAGACGCCGATGGTCAAGGAAATGTTCGCCGCCATCAAATAA